A section of the Apodemus sylvaticus chromosome Y unlocalized genomic scaffold, mApoSyl1.1 SUPER_Y_unloc_2, whole genome shotgun sequence genome encodes:
- the LOC127676084 gene encoding eukaryotic translation initiation factor 2 subunit 3, Y-linked isoform X2, which translates to MASGEVGVTLGQPHLSRQDLAALDVTKLTPLSHEIISRQATINIGTIGHVAHGKSTVVKAISGVHTVRFKNELERNITIKLGYANAKIYKLDDSSCPRPECYRSCGSSTPDEFPSDIPGTKGNFRLVRHVSFVDCPGHDILMATMLNGAAVMDAALLLIGTVAEGAPIIPISAQLKYNIEVVCEYIVKKIPVPLRDFTSEPRLIVIRSFDVNKPGCEVDDLKGGVAGGSILKGVLKVGQEIEVRPGIVSKDGEGKLMCKPIFSKIVSLFAEHNDLQYAAPGGLIGVGTKIDPTLCRADRMVGQVLGAVGALPEIFTELEISYFLLRRLLGVRTEGDKKAAKVQKLSKNEVLMVNIGSLSTGGRVSAVKADLGKIVLTNPVCTEVGEKIALSRRVEKHWRLIGWGQIRRGVTIKPTIDDE; encoded by the exons ATGGCGAGCGGCGAAGTCGGAGTCACTCTCGGGCAGCCGCATCTTTCTCGTCAGGATCTTGCCGCTTTG GATGTTACCAAGTTGACTCCACTTTCACATGAAATTATCAGCAGACAAGCCACAATTAATATAG gCACAATTGGTCATGTTGCTCATGGGAAATCTACAGTTGTAAAAGCCATTTCTGGTGTTCACACTGTCCGATTCAAAAATGAGCTAGAAAGGAATATTACCATAAAACTTGGATATGCTAATGCCAAG ATTTATAAGCTTGATGACTCAAGTTGTCCTCGACCAGAATGTTACAGATCTTGTGGAAGTAGTACACCTGATGAGTTTCCTTCAGATATTCCAGGGACCAAAGGAAACTTCAGATTAGTCAG ACATGTTTCCTTTGTTGATTGTCCTGGTCATGATATTTTGATGGCAACTATGCTGAATGGGGCAGCAGTGATGGATGCAGCTCTTCTGTTGATAG GTACAGTAGCTGAAGGAGCTCCTATTATTCCAATTTCTGCTCAGTTAAAATACAATATTGAAGTTGTATGTGAGTATATAGTAAAGAAAATTCCAGTACCTCTAAGAGACTTTACTTCAGAACCCCGACTTATTG TTATTCGGTCTTTTGATGTTAACAAACCTGGCTGTGAAGTTGATGACCTTAAAGGGGGTGTAGCTGGTGGTAGTATTTTAAAAGGCGTTTTAAAG gtGGGCCAAGAGATAGAAGTGAGACCTGGTATTGTTTCTAAAGATGGAGAAGGGAAGCTTATGTGTAAACCAATCTTTTCCAAGATTGTATCACTTTTTGCAGAACACAATGATCTTCAGTATGCTGCTCCAGGTGGTCTTATTG GAGTTGGAACAAAAATTGACCCAACATTATGCCGAGCAGATAGAATGGTTGGGCAGGTCCTTGGTGCTGTTGGAGCATTACCTGAGATAttcacagaattagaaatttCCTACTTCCTACTAAGACGGCTCCTAGGTGTACGTACAGAAGGAGACAAAAAAGCAGCAAAA GTTCAAAAACTATCCAAGAATGAAGTACTCATGGTAAACATAGGATCCTTGTCTACAGGAGGGAGAGTTAGTGCAGTCAAGGCAGATTTGGGTAAAATTGTTCTCACCAATCCTGTGTGCACAGAAGTAGGAGAAAAAATTGCTCTTAGCCGAAGAGTTGAGAAACACTGGCG TTTAATTGGTTGGGGCCAGATAAGAAGAGGTGTGACTATCAAGCCAACAATTGATGATGAATGA
- the LOC127676084 gene encoding eukaryotic translation initiation factor 2 subunit 3, Y-linked isoform X1 — protein MASGEVGVTLGQPHLSRQDLAALDVTKLTPLSHEIISRQATINIGTIGHVAHGKSTVVKAISGVHTVRFKNELERNITIKLGYANAKIYKLDDSSCPRPECYRSCGSSTPDEFPSDIPGTKGNFRLVRHVSFVDCPGHDILMATMLNGAAVMDAALLLIAGNESCPQPQTSEHLAAIEIMKLKHILILQNKIDLVKESQAKEQYEQILAFVQGTVAEGAPIIPISAQLKYNIEVVCEYIVKKIPVPLRDFTSEPRLIVIRSFDVNKPGCEVDDLKGGVAGGSILKGVLKVGQEIEVRPGIVSKDGEGKLMCKPIFSKIVSLFAEHNDLQYAAPGGLIGVGTKIDPTLCRADRMVGQVLGAVGALPEIFTELEISYFLLRRLLGVRTEGDKKAAKVQKLSKNEVLMVNIGSLSTGGRVSAVKADLGKIVLTNPVCTEVGEKIALSRRVEKHWRLIGWGQIRRGVTIKPTIDDE, from the exons ATGGCGAGCGGCGAAGTCGGAGTCACTCTCGGGCAGCCGCATCTTTCTCGTCAGGATCTTGCCGCTTTG GATGTTACCAAGTTGACTCCACTTTCACATGAAATTATCAGCAGACAAGCCACAATTAATATAG gCACAATTGGTCATGTTGCTCATGGGAAATCTACAGTTGTAAAAGCCATTTCTGGTGTTCACACTGTCCGATTCAAAAATGAGCTAGAAAGGAATATTACCATAAAACTTGGATATGCTAATGCCAAG ATTTATAAGCTTGATGACTCAAGTTGTCCTCGACCAGAATGTTACAGATCTTGTGGAAGTAGTACACCTGATGAGTTTCCTTCAGATATTCCAGGGACCAAAGGAAACTTCAGATTAGTCAG ACATGTTTCCTTTGTTGATTGTCCTGGTCATGATATTTTGATGGCAACTATGCTGAATGGGGCAGCAGTGATGGATGCAGCTCTTCTGTTGATAG ctGGTAATGAATCTTGTCCTCAACCTCAGACTTCTGAACACCTGGCAGCCATTGAAATTATGAAGCTAAAACATATTTTGATTCTGCAAAATAAAATTGATTTGGTGAAAGAAAGTCAGGCTAAAGAACAGTATGAGCAGATACTTGCATTTGTACAGG GTACAGTAGCTGAAGGAGCTCCTATTATTCCAATTTCTGCTCAGTTAAAATACAATATTGAAGTTGTATGTGAGTATATAGTAAAGAAAATTCCAGTACCTCTAAGAGACTTTACTTCAGAACCCCGACTTATTG TTATTCGGTCTTTTGATGTTAACAAACCTGGCTGTGAAGTTGATGACCTTAAAGGGGGTGTAGCTGGTGGTAGTATTTTAAAAGGCGTTTTAAAG gtGGGCCAAGAGATAGAAGTGAGACCTGGTATTGTTTCTAAAGATGGAGAAGGGAAGCTTATGTGTAAACCAATCTTTTCCAAGATTGTATCACTTTTTGCAGAACACAATGATCTTCAGTATGCTGCTCCAGGTGGTCTTATTG GAGTTGGAACAAAAATTGACCCAACATTATGCCGAGCAGATAGAATGGTTGGGCAGGTCCTTGGTGCTGTTGGAGCATTACCTGAGATAttcacagaattagaaatttCCTACTTCCTACTAAGACGGCTCCTAGGTGTACGTACAGAAGGAGACAAAAAAGCAGCAAAA GTTCAAAAACTATCCAAGAATGAAGTACTCATGGTAAACATAGGATCCTTGTCTACAGGAGGGAGAGTTAGTGCAGTCAAGGCAGATTTGGGTAAAATTGTTCTCACCAATCCTGTGTGCACAGAAGTAGGAGAAAAAATTGCTCTTAGCCGAAGAGTTGAGAAACACTGGCG TTTAATTGGTTGGGGCCAGATAAGAAGAGGTGTGACTATCAAGCCAACAATTGATGATGAATGA